DNA sequence from the Thermodesulfobacteriota bacterium genome:
AAGATGCTCCTCCCGCTCTAAAGAAGCAGGGAACTGATTCAAAGGTTATTGAGGGGAGAAGAAAAATAAATCTGTCCCCTTTATTGTGGTAATTAAATCGGATGAGGAGACCCAAAAAATTTTACTAAAGCGCTTGCATAGGATTATCGATACTTTTGACATTGCCACAGGGTTTACTCCTACGCCAAGCATTCAAAATGGTAAAGAGGTTCATGGTGCTTACTACAAGGAAAAGCCCGGAGATGAATGAATAGCCCAGTAGCGTGGGCAAACCCACAAAAAAACTTGAACACTGATACGGTGGGCGGAGCCCACCGTATCAGTGTGAAGAAGAAATTAAACTATCACCGTCCTTATTTTCCCTTATGAATATTATTTCTAAAATAGAAAAAGGCGTTTTTGAAAAACACAAAAAAGAAAAATTCGACCTCTCAATAGAAGAGGTGATGGATAATATATGTACTGATGACGGAGAAATAATAAGCAAGTTATACGACTTAACTCTTAGCTTGTTGGATGTGGAAAGCAAACGGACTACTTCTCTGGATTCAAAGGCTGCGAATATTCTGGGTATGGCAGGTGTAGCCCTTGCTTTAATATTTTCTTTGGGCGGGTTGTTGCTAGAAAAAATTAAAGATGTCACTATCTTTTATATGAGCACCACATACGCACTCTCCATCTTATATATTTTTACTAATATTGTATTATTGCTTTCCATCATATTTGCTGTTGTTTCTATAAGGGCCAGGAGTGATTACAAGACCGTTACGGACAAAGATATTTTCACTAAGGAAATCGATCAAGGCGAGAATTACTATAAAAGATACATGATCGTACATTTAAGACTCCTGGATCAGGCACTAGGTGTACTGGTGCCCGCTCAATAAAAAGAGACAAAGCGAATGACTAAACACAGAAAAAAACCTGCACCAACAAATCGTCCTGGAGGCGGCACCCCTGTTAGCCTAAAGCATAAGGAGGCCCGTATGAAGAGGAGAGAGACAGTATCCAGGGTAATTGATGGCGACACCTTCCAGACAACAAGCCGCAAGAAAAGTGTTAGACTTGCAAATGTAGATGCTCCAGAAAAAGGTACGCATAGAGCAGCCAAAGCTACTGAAGCACTTCGTAAAATGATTAAGGATGAAAAAGTGAGAGTCGAAACCGTTGCACGCGATAAATATGGCAGAGCTGTAGCCAACGTCTATGTGGGGAAAGAATCCGTAAACAAAAAAATGCGGGAAAAACTGAAGAAAAAATAAAAGTAAAACACCATCTTCAACAGGGAAAAACAGGCACAACTCCCATTTTCCTACAGGGCGGGAATAGGACGGAGTAACTGAAAGGTGCGTCAC
Encoded proteins:
- a CDS encoding thermonuclease family protein, which produces MKRRETVSRVIDGDTFQTTSRKKSVRLANVDAPEKGTHRAAKATEALRKMIKDEKVRVETVARDKYGRAVANVYVGKESVNKKMREKLKKK